A region from the Cellvibrio sp. PSBB006 genome encodes:
- a CDS encoding SelT/SelW/SelH family protein — protein sequence MTSDNLSAPPQATHRVVIHYCNLCRWMLRAAWLAQELLSTFDGELDEVALHPGTGGVFEIWLDGVLVWERQRDGGFPEAKELKQRVRDQLCPDKSLGHSDGHKRSS from the coding sequence ATGACGTCGGACAATCTTTCTGCCCCACCCCAGGCCACCCATCGGGTGGTTATTCATTACTGTAACCTGTGCCGCTGGATGTTACGCGCCGCCTGGCTTGCGCAGGAGCTACTGAGCACCTTTGACGGGGAGCTGGATGAAGTAGCCTTGCATCCGGGAACCGGTGGTGTCTTTGAAATCTGGCTCGATGGCGTGCTGGTGTGGGAGCGCCAACGGGATGGTGGCTTTCCGGAAGCCAAGGAACTTAAACAACGCGTTCGGGATCAATTATGTCCGGATAAGTCGCTGGGCCACAGTGACGGTCATAAACGCTCTTCGTGA
- a CDS encoding FHA domain-containing protein — protein MLKIHFKDNRHPPLWVVEKLYSIGSAADNNLVLGDEGIDALHARLISSENKVFLKDNNSQSGCFVNGQRVTHKEIIPGDVIKLGAVEIEVLDPHRAGAQPSSREDTPPWRLVSDSSWLAGKSFEIPRDQSVIIGRGTQCDIVIPGTHLSRRHAELSVQGTSLRVKDLSSANGTFINERRVEESVAYSGDRLRIDVYSFRLVGPETVEHKTRIRPSIEALTKPVEKRQASQEPKRWKTRPTSPGNRIEPTYNDPRKSGLWWLVLIVIVVALIATIYLI, from the coding sequence ATGCTGAAAATTCATTTCAAGGACAATCGTCATCCCCCGTTATGGGTGGTTGAGAAACTTTATAGCATCGGTAGCGCGGCGGACAATAACCTGGTGTTGGGCGATGAGGGGATAGACGCATTGCATGCGCGCCTGATCAGCAGCGAAAACAAAGTGTTCCTGAAAGACAACAACAGCCAGAGTGGCTGTTTTGTCAATGGCCAGCGCGTCACCCACAAAGAGATCATCCCCGGCGATGTCATTAAACTGGGTGCGGTTGAAATTGAAGTGCTCGACCCGCATCGCGCCGGCGCCCAGCCCTCAAGTCGGGAAGATACCCCGCCGTGGCGCCTGGTATCTGACAGCAGCTGGCTCGCGGGCAAAAGCTTTGAAATCCCCCGCGACCAGTCAGTCATCATCGGACGCGGCACCCAATGTGACATTGTTATTCCCGGCACCCACCTCTCCCGCCGACATGCCGAACTCAGCGTCCAGGGCACCAGCCTGCGGGTTAAAGACCTCAGCTCCGCCAATGGCACCTTTATTAACGAACGCCGTGTTGAAGAATCGGTGGCCTACAGTGGCGATCGCCTGCGCATTGATGTCTACAGCTTTCGGCTCGTGGGGCCGGAGACTGTCGAACATAAGACCCGTATCCGCCCGTCCATCGAAGCATTGACCAAACCGGTGGAAAAGCGGCAAGCCAGCCAGGAGCCCAAGCGCTGGAAAACCCGTCCCACATCACCCGGCAACCGCATCGAACCCACCTACAATGATCCGCGAAAAAGTGGTCTTTGGTGGTTGGTATTGATCGTCATCGTGGTTGCACTAATCGCTACTATCTATTTGATTTAA
- the ppa gene encoding inorganic diphosphatase, translating into MSLDLVPSGKSLPDDIYVVIEIPMNSGIKYEIDKDSNTLFVDRLVSTAMYYPCNYGYIPHTLCDDGDAADVLVLFPQPVQAGSVIRCRPIGVLKMTDEAGGDAKILAVPHDKLTTLYSKVQSTDDLPPVVLSQIEHFFEHYKDLEKGKWVKVEGWAGVDAARQEIMDAAERYKAAK; encoded by the coding sequence ATGAGCCTTGATCTAGTTCCCTCCGGTAAAAGCCTGCCCGATGACATTTATGTTGTTATCGAAATCCCGATGAACAGCGGAATCAAGTATGAGATTGATAAGGACAGCAATACCCTCTTTGTCGATCGCCTTGTCAGCACTGCCATGTATTACCCCTGCAACTATGGTTACATTCCTCATACCTTGTGCGATGACGGCGATGCGGCCGACGTGTTGGTATTGTTCCCACAGCCGGTCCAGGCGGGTTCAGTGATTCGCTGCCGTCCGATCGGTGTGTTGAAGATGACCGATGAAGCGGGCGGTGATGCCAAGATCCTGGCTGTGCCTCACGATAAGCTCACGACTTTGTATAGCAAGGTGCAATCCACTGATGATTTGCCGCCGGTTGTGTTGTCGCAAATCGAGCATTTCTTTGAGCATTACAAGGATCTGGAGAAAGGCAAGTGGGTGAAGGTGGAAGGCTGGGCTGGTGTTGATGCGGCGCGTCAGGAAATTATGGATGCGGCTGAGCGTTATAAAGCAGCGAAATAA